One Desulfarculaceae bacterium DNA window includes the following coding sequences:
- a CDS encoding IclR family transcriptional regulator: MDQNETDKNKPYYRIGSLEKGLMALELLALQGPLTVSQLAKLLGFNRSAVYRFVATLRDIGYVAQEGDGKFRTTLRMFSFGRLVVDRLEIRDLAKHVMLELSAEFGETVNLGCIENNELVVVDLVKSQKPLKSELPPGSRGAAHATALGKAILSFSDEETVSSYIKGYGTLTQRTPNTISSIKVFRAELKNIKTQGFAVDDEEWAEGIRCIAVPIFDYTQKPVYSLSISGPTQRMTKTAIYQMRYRLNESSMQVSKLLGYDVTID, translated from the coding sequence ATGGATCAAAATGAAACCGATAAAAATAAACCCTATTACCGAATTGGTTCCTTGGAGAAAGGATTAATGGCTTTGGAGTTGTTGGCGTTACAAGGCCCCTTAACTGTTTCCCAACTCGCCAAATTGCTGGGGTTTAATCGTAGTGCCGTCTATCGCTTTGTCGCTACGTTAAGAGACATAGGATACGTAGCTCAGGAGGGGGATGGTAAATTCAGAACTACGTTGCGTATGTTTAGCTTTGGGCGATTAGTGGTCGACAGGCTGGAAATCCGAGATCTGGCCAAGCATGTCATGTTGGAGCTCAGTGCGGAATTCGGTGAAACGGTTAATCTTGGTTGCATTGAGAATAATGAATTGGTGGTAGTAGACTTGGTCAAAAGCCAAAAGCCGCTTAAATCAGAGTTGCCGCCCGGTAGCCGAGGGGCTGCGCACGCCACTGCCCTCGGCAAAGCAATTTTATCTTTTTCCGATGAAGAAACAGTCTCTTCCTATATCAAAGGTTATGGGACACTCACGCAGAGGACTCCCAATACGATTTCTTCCATCAAGGTATTTCGCGCAGAGTTGAAAAACATTAAAACCCAAGGCTTCGCCGTGGATGATGAAGAATGGGCCGAGGGTATACGATGCATCGCAGTCCCTATTTTCGACTACACCCAGAAACCGGTTTACTCCCTAAGTATTTCTGGCCCCACCCAAAGAATGACCAAAACAGCTATATACCAAATGCGGTATCGCTTAAACGAATCTTCAATGCAGGTATCAAAACTACTTGGTTATGATGTGACAATTGATTGA
- the panB gene encoding 3-methyl-2-oxobutanoate hydroxymethyltransferase, which produces MAKLSRIDLQRMKNEGKAVAWVTAYDFPTAQFAEKAGMDMLLVGDSLGMCVYGYEGTIPVTVDQAIMHCEAVRRAAPKTFVIGDMPFLSYQTTSSDAVLNAGRFYKEAMVDAVKLEGGIRVCDQIRAIADAGMLIMGHIGLTPQSSGQLGGFKAQGTTAASAMDLIRDAEAIQEAGAFSLLVEAVPPEVCRIIRDRLDIPVYSIGAGMHADGQLMICADMLGIFKAFTPKFVKRYANLGDQIVDAFQTYVKEVKEVAFPAAEHSYNMVSGELDKLNQLLND; this is translated from the coding sequence ATGGCCAAGCTTAGCCGAATTGATCTGCAGCGTATGAAAAATGAGGGAAAGGCTGTGGCTTGGGTGACCGCGTATGATTTCCCCACCGCCCAGTTCGCCGAAAAGGCTGGCATGGACATGCTCCTGGTCGGGGACTCCCTGGGTATGTGCGTGTACGGCTACGAGGGCACCATCCCGGTCACCGTTGACCAGGCAATCATGCACTGTGAAGCGGTGCGCAGGGCGGCGCCCAAGACCTTCGTCATCGGAGACATGCCTTTCCTTTCCTACCAGACGACCAGTTCGGATGCCGTGTTGAACGCGGGCCGGTTTTATAAAGAGGCCATGGTGGACGCGGTGAAGTTGGAGGGTGGGATAAGAGTTTGCGACCAAATCCGGGCCATCGCGGACGCAGGTATGCTCATCATGGGGCACATCGGACTTACCCCGCAGAGCTCCGGCCAACTGGGAGGCTTCAAGGCCCAGGGCACCACGGCGGCCTCGGCCATGGACTTGATCCGCGATGCCGAAGCCATTCAAGAGGCCGGTGCTTTCTCGCTGCTGGTGGAGGCGGTTCCGCCGGAGGTTTGCCGGATCATCCGCGATCGGCTGGATATACCGGTCTACAGCATCGGGGCCGGCATGCATGCCGATGGGCAGCTGATGATCTGCGCGGACATGTTGGGAATTTTTAAGGCGTTCACGCCCAAGTTCGTCAAAAGATATGCCAACCTTGGCGACCAAATTGTGGATGCTTTTCAGACCTACGTCAAAGAGGTTAAGGAAGTTGCTTTTCCCGCTGCGGAGCATTCTTACAATATGGTTTCCGGCGAGCTGGACAAGCTGAATCAGCTGCTAAACGACTGA
- a CDS encoding enoyl-CoA hydratase/isomerase family protein — protein MKVLFSVEDHIAHITINRPEVMNAMDPETYHLLSEAWCQVRDDPEIWAAVVTGAGDKAFTAGADLKTTIPRQPEKYEFWQTQKDQILNRGLEVWKPIVAAINGYCLAGGMTLLLATDIRVACEDAVFSIPEVKRGILPANGGTQRIARQLPYAVAMEMVLLGRRLSAEEALRFGLINKVVPREKLMEAADEYARALAASPPLALQAIKELVVRSQSMSLDEGIRLETTIFELLKTTEDAKEGPRAFAEKRPPVWQGK, from the coding sequence ATGAAGGTTCTCTTCTCGGTGGAAGACCATATCGCCCACATCACCATCAACCGTCCCGAGGTGATGAACGCCATGGACCCGGAAACCTATCACCTGCTCTCCGAGGCTTGGTGCCAGGTGCGCGACGACCCGGAGATCTGGGCGGCAGTGGTCACCGGCGCGGGCGACAAGGCCTTCACCGCCGGGGCGGACCTCAAAACCACCATCCCCCGCCAGCCCGAGAAGTACGAGTTCTGGCAGACCCAGAAGGACCAGATCCTCAACCGAGGCCTGGAGGTGTGGAAGCCCATCGTGGCCGCGATCAACGGCTACTGCCTGGCCGGAGGCATGACCCTGCTCCTGGCCACCGACATCCGGGTGGCCTGTGAGGACGCGGTGTTCTCCATCCCCGAGGTGAAGCGGGGCATCCTGCCGGCCAACGGGGGCACCCAGCGCATCGCCCGCCAGCTTCCCTACGCCGTGGCCATGGAGATGGTGCTCCTGGGGCGGCGGCTCAGCGCCGAGGAGGCCCTGCGCTTCGGGCTGATCAACAAGGTGGTGCCCCGCGAGAAGCTCATGGAGGCGGCCGACGAGTACGCCCGGGCCTTGGCGGCCAGCCCGCCCCTGGCCTTGCAGGCCATAAAGGAGCTGGTGGTGCGCTCCCAAAGCATGAGCCTGGACGAGGGCATCCGCCTGGAGACCACCATCTTCGAGCTTTTGAAAACCACCGAGGACGCCAAGGAGGGGCCCAGGGCCTTTGCCGAAAAGCGGCCCCCGGTTTGGCAGGGAAAGTAG
- a CDS encoding CoA ester lyase, translating to MRPLRSLLFVPGHKPSWVDKAWKVKPDGLILDLEDAVPQSSKEDARREVRAVLEQARPGDYYCVRLNSLATGLTQGDLDAVVHPNLAAVMLPKVYQAAELAEVDRMLGVLELERGMEPGSIAAPLLLETALGMRHAYEIATASPRVDTILMSAGPGGDAQRSIGYQWSKQGTETLYLRSKLVLDARAAGAQPLINSWYDVADLEGLARDAGLNRSLGYQGMALIHPSHVAVVNQVFTPTEQELAYYRGLLAAFAEAEAQGHAAVVYEGDMVDYAMAHTARDILDFAASLKPGE from the coding sequence ATGAGACCCCTGCGTTCCCTGTTGTTCGTGCCCGGGCACAAGCCTTCCTGGGTGGACAAGGCCTGGAAGGTGAAGCCCGACGGCTTGATCCTGGACCTGGAAGACGCGGTGCCCCAAAGCTCCAAGGAGGACGCCCGCCGCGAGGTGCGCGCGGTGCTGGAGCAGGCCCGGCCGGGCGATTACTACTGCGTGCGCCTCAACAGCCTAGCCACCGGGCTTACCCAGGGCGACCTGGATGCCGTGGTCCACCCCAACCTAGCCGCAGTGATGCTGCCCAAGGTTTACCAGGCCGCCGAATTGGCCGAGGTGGACCGGATGCTGGGCGTCCTGGAGTTGGAGCGAGGCATGGAGCCCGGCTCCATCGCCGCGCCGCTGCTCCTGGAGACCGCCCTGGGCATGCGGCACGCCTACGAGATCGCCACGGCCAGCCCCCGGGTGGACACCATCCTGATGTCCGCCGGGCCCGGCGGCGACGCCCAGCGCTCCATCGGCTACCAGTGGAGCAAGCAAGGCACCGAGACGCTCTACCTGCGCTCCAAGCTGGTGCTGGACGCCCGGGCGGCCGGGGCCCAACCGCTGATCAACTCCTGGTACGACGTGGCCGACCTGGAGGGCCTGGCCCGGGACGCGGGGCTCAACCGCTCCCTGGGCTATCAAGGCATGGCCCTGATCCATCCCAGCCACGTGGCCGTGGTCAACCAGGTCTTCACCCCCACCGAGCAGGAGCTGGCTTATTACCGGGGCCTCTTGGCCGCCTTTGCCGAGGCCGAGGCCCAGGGACATGCGGCGGTGGTCTACGAGGGGGACATGGTTGACTACGCCATGGCCCACACCGCCCGTGACATCCTGGACTTCGCGGCCAGTCTGAAGCCCGGCGAGTGA
- a CDS encoding transposase has product MKTLFIEPGSSWENGYIESFNGKLRDELLNREIFYTLREAQVLIDDWRVEYNTFRPTCPWATSRLLRRPSCQRAAGLSSPAFLT; this is encoded by the coding sequence GTGAAGACCCTCTTCATCGAGCCCGGCAGCTCCTGGGAGAACGGCTATATCGAATCTTTCAACGGCAAGTTGAGGGATGAACTCCTGAATCGGGAGATCTTTTACACCCTCAGGGAGGCCCAAGTGCTCATCGATGACTGGCGGGTGGAGTACAATACCTTCCGGCCCACATGTCCCTGGGCTACCAGCCGCCTGCTCCGGAGGCCATCCTGCCAAAGGGCGGCCGGGCTATCTTCACCGGCCTTCTTAACCTGA
- a CDS encoding TRAP transporter small permease subunit — protein MEAHINRTNFNGLKRIVTALNSINERVGHWSSWLTTLLVGVVFCDVVMRYLFNTSYVFMQELEWHVFAMAFLFGAGYTLKRDSHVRVDIFYQNASKEKKAWINLLGTVFLLIPGCVMIILTSLPWIWESIKVLEHSRDPGGIPLRFIIKSTLPIGFLFLLLQGFSVVLSSIVTIFGDDSTEEQ, from the coding sequence ATGGAAGCTCACATCAATAGAACGAATTTCAATGGCTTAAAGAGAATTGTAACCGCTTTAAATTCAATAAATGAACGGGTAGGCCATTGGTCGTCATGGCTTACAACGCTTTTAGTAGGCGTTGTTTTCTGCGACGTGGTCATGCGCTACTTGTTCAATACCAGTTACGTCTTTATGCAGGAATTGGAATGGCACGTTTTCGCCATGGCTTTCCTGTTTGGCGCCGGGTACACCCTTAAACGAGATAGTCATGTAAGGGTCGATATCTTCTATCAGAATGCAAGCAAGGAGAAAAAGGCCTGGATCAATTTGTTGGGCACGGTTTTCCTGCTAATTCCAGGATGCGTGATGATTATTTTGACTTCGTTGCCTTGGATATGGGAGTCCATAAAAGTATTGGAGCACTCTCGCGATCCTGGAGGCATTCCGTTGAGATTTATCATTAAATCAACTCTGCCAATAGGGTTTTTATTTCTTTTATTGCAGGGCTTTTCTGTCGTTCTCTCAAGCATAGTAACCATATTTGGCGATGACAGCACTGAGGAGCAATAG
- a CDS encoding TRAP transporter large permease subunit encodes MEFITEYLALWMFVVLTVLILRGYPVAFGLLGTALVFGLLGIFFQDITGFRYQELLAIPLRAWGTMTNVVLMAIPLFIFMGMALERSGLAEDLLETMGLLFGKLKGGLAISVVVVGVLLGASTGIVGATVVTMGLIALPAMLNHGYKPELATGTIMASGTLGQIIPPSLVLVVVADIIQIPVGDLFMAAVLPGLILSGLYIIYIIIYSNKAKGVAPAVDRSKLGVSNNAEVFQRVLKTLLPLLILIVLVLGSIFAGIASPTEAASVGAVGAIVLSIINKKFSYKMLKEVTLETTNLTCMVFTIIIGARAFGLVFRALNGDEILMDFASQIVEAHSRWVFLAIIMVIIFVLGFFLEFIEISFIFLPMLAPMLISFDFDPLWIALLIGLNLQCSFMTPPFGFSIFFLKGVAPPEIDTLQLYRGVVPFIVLQLIGIALVVLIPSMATWLPKVVFGP; translated from the coding sequence ATGGAGTTCATAACCGAATATTTGGCGCTATGGATGTTCGTGGTGCTCACTGTATTAATCCTCCGCGGGTACCCTGTCGCTTTCGGGCTCTTGGGGACTGCGCTGGTGTTTGGCCTGCTAGGCATATTTTTTCAAGACATCACAGGATTCAGATACCAAGAACTGCTAGCCATTCCGCTCAGGGCTTGGGGCACCATGACCAACGTGGTACTCATGGCGATCCCTCTGTTTATTTTTATGGGAATGGCCCTGGAGAGATCTGGGCTGGCCGAAGACCTACTGGAAACCATGGGGCTTTTGTTTGGCAAGCTCAAGGGTGGGTTGGCAATCTCGGTAGTGGTGGTTGGAGTTTTATTGGGCGCCTCCACGGGTATCGTGGGGGCGACTGTCGTCACTATGGGGCTCATTGCCTTGCCTGCCATGTTGAACCATGGCTACAAACCTGAACTTGCCACCGGGACCATCATGGCCTCGGGTACCTTGGGGCAGATCATCCCACCTTCCTTAGTGCTGGTGGTGGTGGCTGACATAATTCAAATCCCGGTGGGCGACCTTTTTATGGCCGCAGTTTTGCCCGGCCTGATACTATCCGGACTCTATATTATTTACATTATCATCTACTCAAATAAAGCCAAAGGTGTTGCCCCCGCAGTCGACCGGAGCAAGCTGGGGGTTAGCAATAATGCCGAAGTTTTTCAAAGAGTCCTAAAAACCCTTCTGCCGCTATTAATCCTTATCGTATTGGTGTTGGGCTCCATTTTCGCAGGCATCGCATCACCTACGGAAGCCGCTTCGGTAGGTGCGGTTGGCGCTATTGTCCTTTCAATTATAAACAAAAAATTCAGCTATAAAATGCTCAAAGAAGTCACGCTGGAAACCACGAATTTAACCTGCATGGTTTTCACTATAATTATAGGAGCTCGGGCATTTGGCTTGGTTTTCAGGGCCCTGAACGGGGACGAAATCCTCATGGATTTTGCTAGTCAAATAGTTGAGGCGCACTCTCGTTGGGTCTTCTTGGCCATTATCATGGTCATAATATTCGTTCTGGGATTCTTTCTGGAGTTTATCGAAATATCCTTCATATTCTTGCCGATGCTGGCGCCCATGTTGATCTCGTTCGATTTCGATCCATTGTGGATAGCTCTGCTTATTGGCTTAAACCTTCAGTGCTCATTTATGACACCTCCTTTCGGGTTCTCGATATTTTTCCTCAAAGGAGTCGCTCCTCCGGAGATTGACACCCTCCAATTATATAGAGGGGTGGTCCCTTTTATTGTCTTGCAGTTAATAGGAATAGCACTGGTTGTATTGATTCCGTCAATGGCTACCTGGCTGCCTAAGGTTGTGTTCGGCCCCTAA
- a CDS encoding MBL fold metallo-hydrolase: MAQILRGIEKIEILTLLDNYVDMVAQDNSDMVQRAMPLDDGYFRKSVAAEHGYSAVLSVDDGQTSRKLLFDFGFSEHGAVYNAEILGVDFAEIECVALSHGHPDHLGGFAEVAKLLGNVPMVVHPAAFINNRYLKTPAGTLLQFAQFTEEQVREAGLLLIKSEGPYPLLDKTMLFLGRVPRQVPFETGLPGFCHHDGNEEHLDAIDDDSGLVCHLKGKGLVILAGCAHSGIINMVKWAREVTGVSKVHAIMGGFHLSGEFFEPVIEPTIEALKEIDPDYILPTHCTGRKAAMQIEAAMPDKFILNMAGTKITFQA, translated from the coding sequence GTGGCTCAGATATTGCGGGGAATTGAAAAGATAGAAATATTGACCCTACTGGACAACTACGTGGACATGGTGGCCCAGGATAATAGCGATATGGTCCAAAGGGCCATGCCCCTGGATGACGGATATTTTCGCAAGAGCGTAGCCGCTGAACACGGATACTCCGCGGTGCTTTCCGTGGATGACGGTCAAACCTCTAGAAAACTCTTGTTCGACTTCGGCTTTTCCGAGCACGGTGCGGTGTACAACGCCGAAATCCTCGGGGTCGATTTTGCTGAAATTGAATGCGTGGCGCTCTCTCACGGCCACCCGGATCATCTCGGAGGTTTCGCGGAAGTCGCCAAACTTTTAGGGAATGTGCCCATGGTGGTTCACCCCGCCGCCTTCATCAACAACCGGTATTTGAAGACCCCGGCCGGGACCCTGCTCCAATTCGCGCAGTTCACCGAGGAACAAGTAAGAGAAGCGGGGCTGCTGTTAATCAAGTCGGAGGGGCCATATCCTCTTCTTGACAAGACCATGCTCTTTTTGGGGCGGGTACCTCGCCAAGTTCCCTTTGAGACCGGTTTGCCCGGCTTTTGCCACCATGACGGCAACGAGGAACATCTGGACGCTATCGACGACGACTCGGGCCTGGTTTGCCATCTGAAAGGCAAGGGTTTGGTCATCCTGGCGGGGTGCGCTCATAGCGGAATCATAAATATGGTGAAGTGGGCCCGTGAGGTGACCGGGGTCAGTAAAGTCCATGCGATCATGGGCGGCTTTCATCTCTCCGGTGAATTTTTTGAACCGGTAATCGAACCGACTATCGAGGCCCTTAAGGAGATAGACCCAGACTATATCTTGCCAACTCACTGCACCGGTAGAAAGGCCGCCATGCAAATTGAGGCCGCCATGCCCGATAAATTTATTCTGAATATGGCCGGGACCAAAATAACCTTCCAAGCATAA
- a CDS encoding helix-turn-helix transcriptional regulator gives MNDRQQASAEYIRDLLAKNPMPRNQVAVISGLSNTYIRDLEQGIIANVARDKLISLAVALNLNLGETDQMLNIFDRAPLSMQDIPIFLATAEKGNITSALLPVRDRYSLDLMMLSAERLPGRHVVVSSEPTVCLRAEGHRLYSERRLAEQHPIYGELVETIGRERLRALERSAAAHPVENYICRHCLEEYLRHCADPVERGWRIKHLEQVRDFLMRYDNFKLFLINSCPTFSFVLKMPLPETGENEKLLITRLPPHRFQTPRTGKLTGFTTDNQVVIQNFKDELRGLTATVHQELLDRDKLLTYLGSLING, from the coding sequence TTGAACGACCGTCAACAGGCCAGCGCCGAGTACATCCGGGATCTGTTGGCCAAAAACCCCATGCCCCGCAACCAGGTCGCGGTGATATCCGGCCTGTCCAACACCTACATTCGCGACCTGGAGCAGGGCATCATCGCCAACGTGGCCCGGGACAAGCTCATCTCCCTAGCCGTGGCCCTGAACTTGAACCTGGGCGAGACCGACCAGATGCTCAACATCTTCGACCGGGCTCCCCTGTCCATGCAGGACATCCCCATATTCTTGGCCACCGCCGAGAAGGGCAACATCACCTCGGCCCTGCTGCCGGTGCGCGACCGCTACTCCCTGGACCTGATGATGCTCTCGGCCGAGCGCCTACCCGGCCGCCATGTGGTGGTCAGCTCCGAGCCCACGGTGTGCCTGCGGGCCGAAGGCCACCGCCTCTACTCCGAGCGGCGCCTGGCGGAGCAGCATCCTATATACGGCGAACTGGTGGAGACCATCGGGCGGGAGCGCCTGCGGGCCCTGGAGCGCAGCGCTGCGGCCCACCCGGTGGAAAACTACATCTGCCGCCACTGCCTGGAAGAGTACCTGCGCCACTGTGCGGACCCGGTGGAACGCGGCTGGCGCATCAAGCATCTGGAGCAAGTGCGCGACTTCCTCATGCGCTACGACAACTTCAAGTTGTTCCTGATCAACTCCTGCCCCACCTTCAGCTTTGTGCTGAAGATGCCTCTGCCCGAGACCGGCGAGAACGAGAAGCTGCTCATCACCCGCCTGCCTCCCCACCGCTTCCAGACCCCGCGCACCGGCAAGCTAACCGGCTTCACCACCGACAACCAAGTCGTGATCCAGAACTTCAAAGATGAGTTGCGTGGCTTAACCGCCACGGTGCATCAGGAGCTCCTCGACCGGGACAAGCTGCTGACCTATCTAGGCAGCCTGATCAACGGCTAG
- a CDS encoding TRAP transporter substrate-binding protein, protein MPYLQTETEAWARMVDKMSDGRLKIKVYAANELVPAFGIFDAVSSGTYQAFHCTPYFWAGKVPASQWFACVPFGLNAQGMNAWHFHGGGLQLWEEAYKPFNLIPRVAGNCGFQMGGWFRRKIETMNDYKGLKMRIPGLGGKVVAKAGGTVTLTAPPEIFTSLERGVIDAAEFVGPLLDMKMGLYKAAPYYYYPGWHEPGSVSEATFNAEAYNSLPKDLQALLDYTTQTLNFRMLTGFEADNSGALRKLVEVYKVQLKAFPPDVLQGLKVLADEVLEEEAAKDPMAKKTHESFKKFRDKIGPWSMVSEKAFYDHLLRNYKVAS, encoded by the coding sequence ATGCCCTATCTGCAGACCGAGACAGAGGCATGGGCCAGGATGGTCGACAAGATGAGCGACGGCCGCCTGAAAATCAAAGTCTACGCCGCCAACGAGTTGGTCCCTGCCTTTGGTATTTTTGACGCGGTCTCAAGCGGCACCTATCAAGCCTTTCATTGCACGCCGTATTTCTGGGCCGGCAAGGTCCCCGCTTCCCAGTGGTTCGCGTGCGTGCCCTTTGGCCTCAACGCTCAGGGCATGAACGCCTGGCATTTTCATGGCGGCGGATTGCAGCTGTGGGAAGAGGCCTACAAGCCTTTCAACTTGATTCCGCGCGTGGCCGGCAACTGCGGTTTCCAGATGGGCGGTTGGTTCCGGCGCAAGATCGAGACCATGAACGACTACAAGGGCCTCAAGATGCGCATCCCCGGGCTGGGCGGCAAGGTGGTTGCCAAGGCCGGCGGCACCGTAACCCTAACCGCGCCTCCCGAAATCTTCACCAGCCTGGAGCGCGGCGTTATCGACGCCGCCGAGTTCGTTGGCCCCCTGCTGGATATGAAAATGGGCTTGTACAAAGCGGCTCCTTATTACTACTACCCGGGGTGGCACGAGCCGGGCAGCGTTAGCGAGGCCACCTTCAACGCGGAGGCCTACAACTCGCTCCCCAAAGACCTGCAGGCCCTGCTTGACTACACTACCCAGACCCTGAACTTCCGCATGCTCACGGGCTTTGAAGCCGACAACTCCGGGGCCTTGCGCAAGCTGGTGGAGGTCTACAAGGTCCAGCTCAAGGCCTTCCCGCCCGACGTCCTGCAGGGGCTAAAGGTGCTGGCCGACGAGGTCCTGGAGGAAGAGGCCGCCAAGGACCCCATGGCCAAGAAGACCCATGAGAGCTTCAAAAAGTTCCGGGACAAGATCGGCCCCTGGAGCATGGTGTCCGAGAAGGCCTTCTACGATCACCTTCTCAGGAACTACAAAGTAGCGTCATAG
- a CDS encoding IS3 family transposase, translated as MRGEIVKLASKYGRYGYRRITALLRRDGWRVNHKRVERIWRQEGLKVPQKQPKGGRLWLTDGSCVRLPCMVL; from the coding sequence TTGCGTGGTGAGATCGTCAAGCTTGCCAGCAAGTATGGTCGCTATGGTTACCGTCGGATTACGGCACTTTTGCGGCGTGACGGCTGGCGGGTGAATCACAAGCGGGTGGAGCGCATCTGGCGCCAGGAGGGTTTGAAGGTGCCCCAGAAGCAGCCCAAAGGAGGCAGGCTATGGCTGACTGACGGCTCCTGTGTGAGACTACCATGTATGGTCTTATGA
- a CDS encoding CoA transferase, translated as MSVFAELKVLDMSHALAGPFCGMLLADFGASVLKVEHPHGDHFRPLLGGAYHAAANRNKRDISLDLKNPAAVEVVKKLIAESDVLVESFTPGAMDRLGLGWEAAREINPRLIYCSISGFGQTGPYSNLPGYDVVAQAMCGIMLCTGHDDSPPVRIGASWIDTGAGMYTALAVLKALLERQETGQGQRVDISLLDTALSWMSPLIARYSMNGDLPVRAGSALPAFSPYQVFKASDGYLFIGASTERFWQSLLGVLGRPELAQDPRFITNQDRVAHRDELTGLIEQALASRTRDEVVAEIRRAGIPGGPVLDVGQVLDDPHVQARGILQTLEHPDLGPITQVKTPIAADGYMPEVHSPAPAIGQDTRQVLAELGYGLDEIEALLASGAATAPEKE; from the coding sequence ATGTCGGTGTTCGCCGAACTCAAGGTTTTGGACATGAGCCACGCCCTGGCCGGCCCCTTCTGCGGGATGCTCCTGGCCGACTTCGGGGCCTCGGTGCTCAAGGTGGAGCATCCCCACGGCGACCATTTCCGTCCCCTGCTGGGCGGGGCCTACCACGCGGCGGCTAACCGCAACAAGCGCGACATCTCCCTGGACCTTAAGAACCCGGCTGCGGTGGAGGTGGTCAAGAAGCTCATAGCCGAGTCCGACGTGCTTGTCGAAAGCTTCACCCCCGGCGCCATGGATCGCCTGGGCTTGGGCTGGGAGGCGGCCCGGGAGATCAACCCCCGCCTGATCTACTGCTCCATTTCCGGCTTCGGCCAGACCGGGCCCTACAGCAACCTGCCCGGCTACGACGTGGTGGCCCAGGCCATGTGCGGCATCATGCTCTGCACCGGCCACGACGACAGCCCCCCGGTGCGGATCGGGGCCTCCTGGATCGACACGGGCGCGGGCATGTACACCGCCCTGGCCGTGCTCAAGGCCCTGTTGGAGCGCCAGGAGACGGGCCAAGGCCAGCGGGTGGACATCAGCCTGCTGGACACCGCCCTGTCGTGGATGTCGCCGCTGATCGCCCGCTATTCCATGAACGGCGACCTGCCGGTCCGGGCCGGCTCGGCCCTGCCCGCCTTCTCGCCCTACCAGGTGTTCAAGGCCTCGGACGGCTATCTGTTCATCGGGGCCTCCACCGAGCGCTTCTGGCAGTCGCTGCTGGGGGTGCTGGGGAGGCCGGAGCTGGCCCAAGACCCGCGCTTCATCACCAACCAGGACCGGGTGGCCCACCGCGACGAACTCACCGGGCTTATCGAGCAGGCCCTGGCCTCGCGCACCCGCGACGAGGTGGTGGCCGAGATTCGCCGGGCGGGCATCCCCGGCGGGCCGGTGCTGGACGTGGGCCAGGTGCTGGACGACCCCCACGTGCAGGCGCGGGGAATATTGCAGACCCTGGAGCATCCGGACCTGGGGCCCATTACCCAGGTGAAGACCCCCATCGCGGCCGACGGTTACATGCCCGAGGTGCATAGCCCGGCCCCGGCCATCGGCCAGGACACCCGCCAGGTGCTGGCCGAGCTGGGCTACGGCCTTGATGAAATCGAGGCGCTTTTGGCCTCGGGCGCGGCCACCGCGCCGGAAAAGGAATGA